The genomic window CGCAGTCTAACGTTAGCCGCTATGACCAATTGAGGGAGGTGCGCCATGCAGCATGAAGCCATGATCACCACGCTCAAGAGCATCAAGTTATACGGCATGGCGCAGGCGGTGGATGAACTGGCTAGCCAAGGTTCACCTGCCTATCAGAGTGCACAAGTGATGTTGAGTACCTTGCTCAAGGCCGAGATGGCGGAACGCGAGGTACGCTCTATCGCCTACCAGATGAAGGCATCCCGTTTCCCAGTCTACCGTGACTTGGCGAGTTTCGACTTCAGCCAGAGCGTGGTGAACGAGGCACTCATCCGGCAGTTGCATCGATGCGAGTTCTTGGATCAGGCACACAATGTGGTGCTGGTCGGAGGCCCTGGCACGGGCAAGACGCATCTGGCGACGGCACTCGGTGTGCAGGCGGTGCAACATCAGCATCGTCGAGTCAGGTTCTTCTCGACCATTGAGTTGGTGAATGCGTTGGAGTTGGAGAAGGCTGCGGGCAAACAGGGGCAGATTGCTAACCGGATGATGTATGCCGATCTGGTGATTCTGGATGAGTTGGGCTATCTGCCGTTCAGCCAAGCGGGAGGTGCATTACTGTTCCACTTCATTGGCAAACTCTATGAGCGCACGAGTCTTGTGATCACGACCAACTTAAGCTTCGCTGAATGGGGCTGTGTGTTCGGGGATGCAAAGATGACAACGGCGTTGCTCGACAGGTTGACGCACCACTGCCACATCGTGGAGTCCGGCAACGACAGTTACCGCTTCAGAAACAGTTCAACTCAATCGGGAAAGGAGGGCAAAAACAGAAAACTATCCACAACTTGAAACGTTCAGAGATAATTCAAGGGTGGGTCAAAGTTCAATGCAATTGGTGGGTCAGTTTTACACGCAATTCAACAGCACTAACACTTGCCAGCAATCTGAAGGCCTACAGCCCACCGGAGATTCAACTCCTACATAAGATGATTAATCATTCGGCAGTAAATCCTTTGCATAACTTGGCTTCGGTTCAGTACGAATTACAAATTGACGATTTGCCGTCACCTCTTGATGTGCAGAACACGGCGCTTGAGCTTCTCAGTAAATCAATCACTTTTGAATTTGGAGATCCAAAAAACCCAAGTTGGTGCTCAACGAAAATTCTCCAAGAATTTTCCATTTGCAGTGGGAAGTTTAGTTACAGCTTCTGCCCCACTTTTGCCAAATTCTCTCGATCTGCTTGGCTACATGACATGATAAGTCGATAGATGTAGCAAAGCACTCATGTCCACGGTATGAGTCCGTGGACAGATCAGATCAGACCGAATACGGTGACGCCACCCAAGCTTTTATCAGCGCCACTTCCGTCTCCGGCAGGTAGCTGAAGCCTGCCTCTAGGTCACGTGCTACCGAGTAAGCGATCTTGGCTGGGGTGATACTTCCGGCAACCAGATGAAAATACCAAGCTGATGGATAGCCCGCTGCGCGATCGAAGGCCTGCAACTGTGCGCTCATCTCTACACCGGACAGTTCAACGTTCCAATGGAAAGGCTTGAGTGCTCGGGCATGACGTGAGATGAGCGAGGCGGTAAGCACAGGATTACGGTAGCGATCCAGATGTTCGCGCAGAGCAACGATCCAATGATCGCTTAAGTGGCCGCGTGCCGCTGCACTGCTCAACTGCCACTCGGCAAACAGACGCGTCAGTCCTGCGGTATGCCCGTCATTGGACGCGACGCGAGCAAGGATCTGACGCATATCGAGCAGGCGACGGAAGCGGTAATGTGGCGCGCCCACCGGCTGGGCCTCGATCACATCGGGCATCAATGGCTCGGTCAACTCCTGCCAATCATGAGGTGGCCGCTCGACATCGATCAACTTGCGATCCAATACTTCCTGCAATTCTTCCACTTCGAGCTGCAAAAAGTCGGTGGGAGCTAGGCCATACGATGCGACAAGGTAGTGGGTACGTCCAGAGTGACGCGTCACTAGCAAGCCACTGTCAGCATAGCGCTCCACCAACTCGTCCATTTCGCCGCCGCACGATTCCAGTTCAGCTTTCGCCCAACTTTCCAAATGACTCGCAATACGCTCACCATCACTGGCAAGCACTCCACCTGGACGATACCAACCACCCCGATTGAGCGCATAACGGAAAGAACACCCCGGACGGATGCGTTGCGAGATTTCTAGCAAGACGCTGTGATGCGGGCGCGGTGGAGTAGCTTCGATCTCAGCCGCCAATTTGAACAGGGTGATTTCATCCATCGTATAAAGACTCATTTACTATCCTCGTGCAAATACTGAGTTAGCCGCTGGCGCACCACACTGCGCACATCGGGCTCGACATCATCCACTAACTCAGCGATTAATTCCACCGGAGCACGCTGTGCTGCTTCCAGTCGCACCACCCAATCCTCATCCGCCAATAACCTGCCTGCATCATCCGGCAACATGCGTGCCGCGATGATGCGACGGACTTCAGCATCCTCATCTTTGACCAATATGCCCAAAGCAAAAGGTGGCATGCGCCTAGCCACCTCCTTACGCACCTCTCGGTCAACATCATGCACCATGCGCCGCAACTGACCGTGCGGTAACCGTTTAGCCACCTGCAAACGCACCAGATAATCCACATCGCTCAGCAAGGCCACCAAGCGCTCCGGCGCGATGCGCTCGGCCACTGTCATGCGCACTTCACGGTCGGTATCGTGCAAATAGTCGTCCAGTTCGTCGATAGGCAAACGGCTCGCCACCACGCGACGCACCACCTCGTCGATATCCGGCGCCAACTGCCGCACCACCGGCAACGGTGCATAGCGCACCGCAATGGCGCGTCGCTCCCAGAAGCCATCTGCCAAGCAGCCCTCGGCAAACTCAGGGTTGCGGCGCAAAAAACGGTCGATCTGTCGCCCGCTCTGTGCCACCAAGCACACATCGCCCGGCACACACCGCCCCGCCGCCAGCACCGCCCGATGCGGACAGCAGGTGCAATCCGCGCTCACGACGCCCACCAACGGCGACGCCCCAGCCTGCCGCTCCGCCATAGCCACCCCACTCCATTGAAATCTAAAACGAGATGGAGCAACTTATGTGCCATAGGCCAAACGACCCGCCAAGGCCGTCTAAATATCAATCAGCCACACAATGAATTGTCGGGAGTGCGACAAATGTAGGCTACGAGCAAGTTGAACGGGGCTCCCGAGCCAACAACGACCAAACTGCCCTGCCGCAACGTATCAATCGGTCTGTCTAATCGAGGCGAGTCGGCAGTCCTATCGCATAACCCTGATAGCCATCCACCCCCAGTTGCTTCAGTAGATCAAGCTGGCCAGCGGTTTCCACACCATGGGCGATGGTCATCACCTCCAGCGGACGAGCGATCTTGACCACCGATGAGATGAAGAATTGATTCTCTGGGCTGGAGTCAAGCGCGTTGACATAGGAGGTATTGAGTTTGATATAGGCAGGACGCAGCGATTGAAGATACTCAAACGCGGAATGATGAAGGCCAAAGTTGTCCACCGCAAAGTTCGCTCCCAGCTTACGCACCTTGATTACGAAGTCGCTTGCGGCTCGCAGATCCTGAACGATCGAGAACTCCGCAAATTCGAATACCAGCCGCTTCGCTAATTCAGGTTGCGCTTTGAGCTCACCAAGCAACCAATCCACCAAGTTTGGATCACTGATCGAACGAATCGATAAGTTGATCGCGATTTGTCCCTCAAAGGAAGGACGTGCCAGCAACAAATGGAACAGTTTTTCCATAAGTTTGCGATCGATCGCGGCAACAAGTTGATGGCGACTTGCCATCATCATGAACTGAGCTGCAGGAATGATCTCGCCGCTCTCCGCGCACAACCGCCCCGTCACCTCGTTCTGAAGCACCTGTCCATTATTAAGCAACGATTGCACGGGTTGAACAAATAACGCGGTCCGCCCTTGGCTCAAGGCACTCAAAATGAACTGTTTCCAGTACTGCGAGCCTTTCACCACGTCAGCCTGCTCGACACGATGTTCGGTGAGTATCAATTCCTGAGCTTCGCTCGCTTGGAGCATGGCCGAATCAGCCTCTGCCATGAGCTTCGCCAGCTCCATACGTTCGCTGCCGAAATACACCCCGCCACAGGAAAAACGATGGTGCTCACCCCCAGTTAGGTACGCCGTCTTGATATGCTCAACCAAGTCACTGCCTAATGACTCGGCTTGCGACTTCGATAGATTGAAGCTGGCCACAATAAAAGTGACACCACCGATACGTGCCGTCATCAACTCTTGTCGAGCCGGAACAGAGACCAGAGCTTGTGCCAGATCGACCAGCAACTGATCGCCTTTGACATATCCTTGTTCGACATTGAACTCCTCAAAATTCGGCAGATGGATCATGAACAGCACGCCAGACTCGACATCCACAGGAGACTCAAGGATGGTATGGATCTGCTGCTCGAACCCGCGACGATTATTCAGCTTAGTGAGGGGGTCCTGATAGGCCTCTTGACGGAAGTGCTTGGCGATCTCGACTTCCTTGCTGATGAAGTCTCTGATCTTGTTTGACAGTGAGTTGATCGCGCGTACGACACTACGAAGCTCTCTGGCGCGAGGTGTATTTGTGACCGTCTTGAAGTCGCGCTCACTGATAGATTCAGCGACTGCTTCGATCGCTCTCAACGGACTCAAAATGGTCCTAAGGAAGAAGTGCAACAGCACAAGGCTGAGGAGATACAGGCAAAGCAGCCAGATCGTGGCCGATTGTGTAGTTGCCCAAAGCTGCTTATACGCAAAGTTTGGGTGACTCGACACAATCACTCGGCCCATTTGTCGCCACCCCTTGGTGATCAGCGATTCCGCCGAAGGCACCTCCAGATTGACCCACTGCGCAAACCAACGAGGCACCTCGGGTGGCAACGGGGATAACTCCCTCAGCACTAGGGTGTCGCCCTTGATCGACACGACACGGATAGATTGATAAAACCCTCGATCGAATACCGCACCGACAATGGTCTGCGTCTTGATCTCATCATGCTCATCCAGCGCCGATGGCAAAACTAGGCCCAGTGAGGTAGCCACATCCTGAGAGTGGGAGGTCAATTGCTCCTGTAGATAAGCCCGCGAGCTATGAATGTAGGTTGCCTCGATGACCACCATCAACATCAAAAACAGGATGGAGACCGCAATGAATAACTGGCGAAATAACGTCATCTAAGTCTTCCCTTACATTCTTTGTTCTTTATCCATCTTTTCGATCAATCCGCGCCATAAGCGAATCTGGCTAGACTTCCCTGCCTTGGCCGCGCTGCCTGCCGTCCATAAGTCATCATCATTGAAGCTGTAGATCGGCTCAAGGTCACGGCGATCAGAAGCCACGTCAATACGATCGGTCAGGTTATCCAAGATATATGGCTCAGAATCGGGCTCAGGGTAGTAAGCCAATACCATGTGAGGCTCATTCCACCGCAACGCACGAACATAGGTGATACGCATCTTAGAAACAGGTACGCCGAGCTCTTTCAAGGTGAAATATTTTGCGATCGCATAATCTTCACAGTCGGCATGGTTGATGCCCATCACCTCGACTGGGGTCGCCCAATAATCATCCATCCCCCAGTTGGATTGGTCTGATAGATAGGGAACCCCCGCCCATAGTCGATTGGTGGCATACACAGGAGATGAGCGACTATCTGGATCGACCGCTCGGTTTTCTCGGCGCTGCTGCTGCAAAGTGACGAAGTTGCTCCAACCCTTTAAACGCTCCTCTGCTCCGCCTCCCCAACGACTCGCCACATAGCTCAACAGTCTTGGAGATAGATCGATGGCACCGGCATACACCCAAGGTAAGCAAACAACCATAGCTAGGCTGAAGCTCAGCCAACGGACAAGCTTGGCGCTTATGGAAAACGAATTGAACGAAGCTCTGAACAGACCCGACATATCACACTAGAAAAACGACTCAGCTCCACTCATCGTCACATTACCAAATATCTGTAGCCAGTTTCGTATGGACTTTCCATCGCCAACAAACAATCTCGTCCACCGATCTGACTCACCCGAAAAATATGGGTAAAAAAAAGCCCTGACATTCGACAGGGCTTTTTTGAGAGACGCTAGGATCAAGCGCCGCTAACTGGTGTACCGCCGCCACCGCCTGCTGGGATCGGTGTGATAGACAAGCTAGAGCGGCTGAATCCACCTGTTGGTGAGAAACCACCGTTTCCACCATTACCACCCGCTGCAGAAGCTTGAGTGATGGTTGTCGGGTCAGCACCTGCGCCAATTGCTGCAGCAACAGCCACTTGCGTGTCCGTACCGGCAGAAATAGCAGCATTCACGATTTCTTGCGCATTACCACCAGCCACGATTGCTGCTGAAACAACCTGAGAAGCATCAGCACCAGCTGCGATCAGAGCACTCACCAAAGCTGCCAGATTCGCAGTACCTTGAGTCGAAGCAGCAGTAGAAACCACTGTGCCTGCACTCATGCCACCTGTGAATTCCGCAACCATGTCAGCGGTAGTCGAGGATGCCGTGATTTGAGCCACAGCGACCGACGACAGCCCTAACATCACTGCCAACGCAACTGCCTTGAATTTAAAGTTTTTCATACCAGCACCCTCGCAAAAATAATTCTTAATTAACTTACTAACAATTGGCGGCGACTTTACTTCATCGATCTCTGTCAGTCAACCGATTTAACCCACTTCCAAGCCCAACAACACTGCATTTCTTTTTGCAGAATCAAATAACTGCCGTTCTTCATCACCCAATACAGGGTAATACTTAGAACCCACCACCAAGATTTGCCTCAACACTCCACGTTCCCAGGGAGCCAGTTGAATCGCATGCTTCATTGCTGCCATCATCTGCTCCCACTGCGGATCAGAGGTAACTGAAGCAACCGTCTTATCTTGCAGCGTCGCAAGTAGATGCATGACCGTCATCTTCCCAGCCCATAGATAGCCTGAGTTCGGTCTCAACTCCAACGCAAGCCCATATTCTCTCAATGCATCGTGCAAATAATTTCTTTGCAACTCTTTATCAAAACCTGAATAGCCTGCCCGAATATACGAAACCTGAGCCAAATATTCAGGAATGATCGGATTCTTCGCATCAATATGCCTGACCAAGAGCAATCTTTCCCTAGACCTTGCCAGTCGCTCCATCGACAGCCTGGCCTTACCTTGATTAAGCTGATCGATGTAGGTTGTCGGCTCCAATCGCAAAAAGTCCGCCAATCCAACACGACCGATAAAGAAGGCCACTGCCAGCAACACCACCGTCAAGAAACTCTTGATCAAAAATCGGGCTGGGCTCCGCTGCTCATCCTTAAGCACCATCAATTCTTCCCATCGCTTACTAAGCAACTACCTTGCCAAAGAGAGAATAGATACGAGTAAGCAATCATCACATTGATTATACGTACTATTCTACCGTCACCGATTTCGCCAGATTTCTTGGTTTATCGACATCTGTGCCCTTTTGTAGGGCAACGTAGTACGACAATAGCTGTAGAGGTATGGTGTGCAAGATCGGGCTCAGGTATCCAGCATGCTCGGGCATCTGCATCACATGAATCCCTTCAGTGGATTCAAAGCGCGTTTCAGCATCGGCAAACACATACAACTCGCCACCGCGCGCTTTGACTTCCTGCAAGTTGGATTTCAACTTTTCCAACAGCGCGTCATTCGGAGCCACTGCCACGACTGGCATATCCTTGTCCACCAAAGCCAACGGGCCATGCTTGAGTTCGCCCGCCGCATAGGCTTCAGCATGAATATAGGAAATCTCCTTGAGCTTCAACGCCCCCTCCATCGCAATCGGATAGTGCAGACCACGTCCAAGGAACAAGGCGTTATGTTTGTCGGCAAAACGTTCGGCGAGCTTGGCGATCGCGGGCTCCAAGCGCAACACGGCTTGGATTGCACTCGGCAAGTGGCGCAACTCATGCAGATGGCGCTGCTCGGCAGCGTGATCCAGTCTGCCACGCTGCTTCGCCAGCACCAGTGTCAGCAAAAATAGCGCAGCCAACTGTGTAGTGAATGCCTTGGTCGAAGCCACGCCGATCTCGGGGCCGGCGCGCGTAAGGAAACGCAACTTGGAGTTTCGGATCAACGCACTTTCCGGCACATTGCAGATGGACAATGTCTTATCCATACCGGTTGACTTGGCATAGTTCAATGCCGCCAAGGTATCTGCCGTCTCACCTGATTGGGAGATAGTCACCACCAAGGTCTTTGGATTCGGCACACTGACACGATAGCGGTATTCACTCGCGATCTCGACAGAGCACGGAACACCTGCGATCTCTTCGATCCAGTAGCGTGCCACCATCCCCGCATGACTACTCGTACCACACGCCAAGATCAGCACACTTTCAATGTCAGCAAAGATCGCCGCAGCCTCAGCACCAAAGATGCCTGGAATCAACGACTGGCTGTTGCACACAGCTTCCAGCGTATTCGCCACGGCCTGTGGCTGCTCGTAGATCTCTTTCTGCATGAAGTGGCGGTACTCACCCAGTTCCACACTTTCATTACTTAACTCGCTGGTATGGATAGCACGTTCGACTAAGTTTCTGTTGGAATCGAAGATGCGATAGCCCATCAGTCCGATCTCGGCAACGTCCCCCTCCTCCAGATAGATCACTCGCTGCGTCACAGGCAGTAGCGCTGACATATCTGAAGCGATGAAGTGCTCCTGCACGCCTACTCCTAGCAAAAGCGGACTGCCTTTACGTGCGCAGATCAAGTGATCTGGATCATCCGCTGCAATGACTCCGATCGCATACGCACCGACCAACTCGCCTAGCGTTGCCAGTACCGCGTCCAACAAAGTATTTCCAAGGGCGTAATGACTATGAACCAAGTGCGCAATGACTTCCGTATCGGTGTCGGAAGTGAATTCGTAACCTTGCGCGGTAAGCTGGACACGCAACTCTTCGTAGTTCTCGATGATGCCGTTGTGCACCACCGCGATCTGTTCGCGGCTGAGATGCGGATGTGCATTTCGAATACTGGGCACCCCGTGCGTCGCCCAGCGAGTGTGTGCGATGCCGAGCAAGCCCTGCGTATCAACGGACTTTTCGAACAGTTCAGCCACACGGCCCGTGCTACGCACCCGCTCCAGCTTCCCATCCTTGACCACGGCCACACCCGCCGAGTCATAGCCGCGATACTCCAGCCTGCGCAGACCTTCCAGCAAGATAGGTACAACGTTACGCTGAGCAATAGCTCCTACAATTCCACACATAGTTACACTCTCTAGATATTAATGAAGCCCAAGGATACGCGCAGGCGTAGTTTCCAATAGCCGCGTCGCCAACACCGACTTGCCACGCGCAAGCAGATAGTCCTTGGCCAAAGATAAATTAGGAGGCCGATTCAATGCATCGTGAGCATCCGTCGCCAACACACTGACCCAGTTCTGCTCCAAAAAATACTCGGCCGCTTTCTGCGCCGAACTACCGAACTGCCCCACGAGCGATCCGGCCGTCACCTGCAGCAGGCATCCCAAATTCACGAAGGGTTCGATCTTTGCATGCGTACGCATGACATCCTTATTGCGCTCAGGATGGGCGATCAGCGGACGTATCTTCTGCGCCAACAACCACTGAACCAACTTATCTGCCCCCACAGGGATCTGCGAGTGAGGGAATTCCAGCAGCATGATCCGATAGCCATCGAGCACGCCCAAAAATGGAGCCTCACCACTCGCCACCAAGTCCATGACATCCGCATTCAGCCGCACCTCACCTGCAGGAACGACCTTCAACGCGATACCCTTATGCTCAAGCACTTTCTGGAATGCCTCAGTATTCTTAACGATCGAGGATTGAAAATTCTCGTAACGCCCTACATGCACATGAGGCGTCATTGCGGCGACCGTAATGCCATCGGCTACTGCGAGTCGAGCAAGCTCCAATGCCTGCTCGATATTCTCAGCCCCATCATCGATACCCGGCAGAAAGTGGCAATGCAGATCGATCATCGCCCTACCCTAGCGCATGTATGATCAAGTTTCCTTGGTGTAATAGCCATCATAGCCATACTTACCATAACCTGTATAAGCGCCGTAGTACGACTCAGCCTTTCTGAAATCTAGCTGATTCAGCGTCACCCCAAACAAGGTCGCCTCGGCTTCCAGCAACGTCTTGATGCAACGTCTAGCCACTTGATGAGGCGTCGAGTCCGCTTTAACCACAAACACCACACCAGTCGCCATCGTGGAAAGCACCACTGCATCACTAACCAGCTGCACGGGCGGCGAATCGATGATCACCATGTCATACTTTTCTGACAGCGACTTCAGCAACTCTTCAAACTTATTCGACAGCAACAGTTCGAGCGGATTGGGTGGGATGCTACCCGCCGTCACCACATGCAAGGTCGAACCCTCGATGGTTTGGGTACACTCCTCCAGCGTAGCCGTGCCTGTTACCAGCGCAGACAAGCCCTGTTTCGCCATGTCCAAGTTCATTACCTTGGCCACGGAAGGTCTGCGCATATCCGCATCGATCAATAGAACACGCTTGGTTTGTGCATGAGACAGCGCCAAATTGGACGAAACCGTCGTTTTACCTTCTCCGGGCACAGACGAAGTAATTACCAAAATTTTGTTGGGGCAATCGATCGCCGACAGCAACACACCTGTGCGTGCAGTCCGCACACTCTCAGCAAACACGGAACGTGGCTCATCCAAGTAATAGCGCCCCATGTGCTGATCGTCATTACCCTCTAAGAGCGGCAGTGTGGATAAGATAGGTTGCCCCAACTTCAACTCAGCATCTTCAGTCGAACGAACCGTGTTATCCAGACGATCCAACAAGAGCGCCACAGCCACACCGAGCAATAGACCCAAAACGAATGCCACCGCGATGACCATACCTTTTTTCGGCTTGATCGGAGACACTGCCGGTGTCGCTGGATCAATCACACGCCCCACCAAAGCACCTGAATCACCAGTCGCACTCGTTTCCTTGAAGCGACTAAGGAATGTGTCATAAATCTGCTTATTGGTTGCGACATCACGCTCCAGTGACGACAACTCGAAGCCCTTTTTATTCGCACCTTGAATCGTACCTTTGGCCTCAGCCACCGCGCCCGCCAACGCACCCTCGTTCGCCCGTGCAACCTCATACTCTCGCTGCAAGCCAGCAACCACCACGTCCACATGACGCCTCAAACCATCACGCGCCTGATCCAAATCAGCCTGAGCCTGGATCATCTTGACGTGTTCTTTACCATATCGATTGGCAAGTTCCGAAACCTTACGCTCCTTCTCTGCCACGACCTCCTTCAGCTTTGCCGCCAATGGATCTTTCTGAACCACGGGCAAAGACTCTAGCGAATCACCCGCATTCTTCACTTGTTTGTAGGCACTCTCAGCTTGAGCGCGGTTCATCCTCGCATTGACCAAGCTTGCCAACAAACCTTGCAACTGATTGGAGGCACCGCTCAGCTCAAGATTTCCTGCATCAACGATATGTTCGCGATCCCGATACTCCTGCAACGCTTGCTCTGACTTCTGCAGATCAACTTTCAAACCAGCCAAATGCTCATTCAACCAGTTACTGGCGCGTTGAGTCATCTGGAACTTAGCCTCCATATCGCTTTCCACGAAAGCTTCTGCCACCGCATTGGCAACCTTAGCGGCCAATTGGCTATCGGGCGAGTCAAAGCTGACTTTGATCAACTGACTCATCTTCACGGGCTCGACTGTCAAGCTATTAGCCAATCTCGCTGCCACCGCATCACGAATCTCAGCTTCCGTAGGCTCCTTACCTGATGCGCCAAGAGTGGCTAGCAGTGAATGCAACCATGATGTATTGACACGCGGATCGAACTCGGGATGCTTGGTCAGTTTCAACTTATCGACCACTACCTTAGCCAACGACAGCGACTTGATGATCTCAGACTGGGTCTGGATATATTCCTTGCCTTGCCCGATACCGCTATACACATCCTCGATCGAGACCACCTTGGTCTTGTTCTGTTCGATCAAGATCGTGACGGTCGAACGATAGATCGGAGTCATCATAAACACCACGACCGCCGCCAACAGCGTCATCGCAGCAGCCAAACCCAAGATGCTCCACTTACGCTTTACGACGCTACGCCAGTAAACCAGCAACTCCAACTGATCATCCGTCTGATGAGCCGCACTTGGAATCGAGTGATGTTTTTCGCTATGCAAGACTTCGCTCATTAGAAAAAGCTTTCTTCAACGGTAATGGTATCCCCCGGCCAAACCGAGGAGTTCAAATCGACTTTGCTCGACGCATTGGCAGCATCGCCCTCACGCACCACAAATATCTTGCTGGGTGAGGCCCGCTCACGGAAGCCACCCGCAATAGAAACCGCTTTACGCACATTCAAGCCATGCAGGTAAGGATAACTACCTGGGCGCTCCACCTGTCCATAGATGAAGAAGGGGCGATACTCCACGATGGTCACGGAAACTCGCGGATTCACTAGGAACGCACCGCGCAATCCATCGGCGATCTTCAATTCCAGCTCACCGACGGTCATCCCGCGCACCAACAGATCACCGAACGGGAACGAAACCATGCCGGTATCCGAGATGCGCAGCTTATCTCGGCTCATATCATCTTCACCGTACACGCTGATGTTCAAAATATCACCAGCACCGAGACGATATCCGCTTAAATCGGTGTGTTTCTCCAACACTGCTGGCTGAGCCATCGGCTGCACCGCTTCCGCGACCACTTCCTTCGGCTTTTCCACCACGGTCGGTTTTTCCACCACGGCTACAGGCTCTTGGCTCGCCGCCCTCGCCATAGCGAACTCCTTCTCGGTCAGGGTGAC from Ferriphaselus amnicola includes these protein-coding regions:
- a CDS encoding polysaccharide biosynthesis/export family protein, which produces MMKSVFLLGLLFCSNLSWAEADAGVGASATVAQTSAFSRQQGEVRVAVDAWASAWSARDTVAFLDSYDRSFEPEDGLGRTAWETRRKDSFRRAKSISVKLSNLFIVAQSGGRIDAYFLQEFHSGAFDSLDRKRLSWMNLNGRWKVVSEVTLTEKEFAMARAASQEPVAVVEKPTVVEKPKEVVAEAVQPMAQPAVLEKHTDLSGYRLGAGDILNISVYGEDDMSRDKLRISDTGMVSFPFGDLLVRGMTVGELELKIADGLRGAFLVNPRVSVTIVEYRPFFIYGQVERPGSYPYLHGLNVRKAVSIAGGFRERASPSKIFVVREGDAANASSKVDLNSSVWPGDTITVEESFF
- a CDS encoding GumC family protein, which produces MSEVLHSEKHHSIPSAAHQTDDQLELLVYWRSVVKRKWSILGLAAAMTLLAAVVVFMMTPIYRSTVTILIEQNKTKVVSIEDVYSGIGQGKEYIQTQSEIIKSLSLAKVVVDKLKLTKHPEFDPRVNTSWLHSLLATLGASGKEPTEAEIRDAVAARLANSLTVEPVKMSQLIKVSFDSPDSQLAAKVANAVAEAFVESDMEAKFQMTQRASNWLNEHLAGLKVDLQKSEQALQEYRDREHIVDAGNLELSGASNQLQGLLASLVNARMNRAQAESAYKQVKNAGDSLESLPVVQKDPLAAKLKEVVAEKERKVSELANRYGKEHVKMIQAQADLDQARDGLRRHVDVVVAGLQREYEVARANEGALAGAVAEAKGTIQGANKKGFELSSLERDVATNKQIYDTFLSRFKETSATGDSGALVGRVIDPATPAVSPIKPKKGMVIAVAFVLGLLLGVAVALLLDRLDNTVRSTEDAELKLGQPILSTLPLLEGNDDQHMGRYYLDEPRSVFAESVRTARTGVLLSAIDCPNKILVITSSVPGEGKTTVSSNLALSHAQTKRVLLIDADMRRPSVAKVMNLDMAKQGLSALVTGTATLEECTQTIEGSTLHVVTAGSIPPNPLELLLSNKFEELLKSLSEKYDMVIIDSPPVQLVSDAVVLSTMATGVVFVVKADSTPHQVARRCIKTLLEAEATLFGVTLNQLDFRKAESYYGAYTGYGKYGYDGYYTKET